A window of the Buchnera aphidicola (Pterocallis alni) genome harbors these coding sequences:
- the minD gene encoding septum site-determining protein MinD, with protein sequence MARIIAVTSGKGGVGKTTSSASIATGLAQNGKKTIVIDFDIGLRNLDLVMGCERRVVYDLINVIDGDATLYQAMIKDKYTDNLFILPASQTKNKNSLTIDGINKIFKQLLDMKFEFIICDSPAGIENGALLSIYFADEAIVVTNPEVSSVRDADRILGIISAESNRSKNNLLPMKEYLLLTRYNPIRVENGDMLSMHDVLDILRIPLIGVIPEDPFVLKSSNQGSPVILSSLSIAGQAYHDTVCRLIGKKCDFRFIKSKKKSFFQRLFGR encoded by the coding sequence ATGGCTCGTATTATTGCAGTAACATCAGGAAAAGGGGGAGTGGGGAAAACTACATCTAGTGCTTCTATTGCAACAGGATTAGCTCAAAATGGTAAAAAAACTATCGTAATTGATTTTGATATTGGTTTAAGAAATTTAGATTTAGTGATGGGTTGTGAAAGAAGAGTAGTATATGATTTAATTAACGTTATTGATGGTGATGCTACTTTATATCAAGCGATGATTAAAGATAAATATACAGATAATTTGTTTATTTTACCCGCCTCACAAACTAAAAACAAAAATTCTTTAACAATAGATGGTATTAATAAAATTTTTAAACAATTATTAGATATGAAATTTGAATTTATTATTTGTGATTCTCCAGCTGGTATTGAGAATGGTGCTTTATTATCTATATATTTTGCAGATGAAGCAATTGTTGTTACTAATCCCGAAGTATCATCTGTAAGAGATGCTGATAGAATATTAGGTATTATTTCTGCTGAATCGAATAGATCTAAAAATAATTTATTGCCCATGAAAGAATATTTATTATTAACAAGATATAATCCTATTCGAGTAGAGAATGGAGATATGTTAAGTATGCATGATGTTTTAGATATATTACGTATTCCATTAATTGGTGTAATACCTGAAGATCCATTTGTTTTAAAATCTTCTAATCAAGGTAGTCCAGTCATTTTAAGTAGTTTATCTATTGCAGGACAGGCATATCATGATACAGTTTGTAGATTAATAGGGAAAAAGTGCGATTTTAGATTTATTAAATCGAAAAAGAAAAGTTTTTTTCAAAGACTGTTTGGGCGGTAA
- the minC gene encoding septum site-determining protein MinC: MLKNNIIEFKGNIFTLSVLYIKSDIVDLVKISILKKINQFPFFLKKTPIILNISFLTNRVDWKKMEQAICETGLQIIGIIGNINNVLKKIIIQSKIPILSKGLHHSNNKNILEKYNILLNKKNTSKIINTPVRAGQTIYVHHSDLIITNNVNAGAELIAGGNIHIYGTMRGRALAGAHGDQTRQIFCTRLFAELLSISGEYLLMDHIPHNMLGKSVGAILNNNIISVYPLS, from the coding sequence ATGTTAAAAAATAATATTATTGAATTTAAAGGTAATATTTTTACATTATCAGTACTATATATCAAAAGTGATATTGTAGATTTAGTAAAAATATCTATATTAAAAAAAATAAATCAATTTCCTTTTTTTTTAAAAAAAACACCTATTATATTAAATATTTCATTTTTGACTAATCGGGTAGATTGGAAAAAAATGGAGCAAGCAATTTGTGAAACGGGATTGCAAATTATTGGAATTATTGGAAATATAAATAATGTATTAAAAAAAATAATTATACAATCTAAAATTCCTATTCTATCCAAAGGGTTACATCATTCTAATAATAAAAATATTCTAGAAAAATATAATATTTTATTAAATAAAAAAAATACATCTAAAATAATTAATACACCAGTTAGAGCAGGTCAAACTATTTATGTGCATCATTCTGATTTAATTATTACAAATAATGTCAATGCTGGTGCTGAATTAATAGCGGGAGGTAATATTCATATTTATGGGACTATGAGAGGTCGTGCTTTAGCTGGAGCTCACGGGGATCAAACAAGACAAATTTTTTGTACTAGATTATTTGCAGAATTACTTTCAATTTCAGGAGAATATTTATTAATGGATCATATACCGCATAATATGCTAGGTAAATCTGTGGGTGCTATTTTAAATAATAATATTATATCTGTTTATCCATTATCATAA
- the minE gene encoding cell division topological specificity factor MinE — MLLSRFFLFRTKNTAYVAKKRLQYIFLNKPNHNMYPKYFNNLKKDLCYIIHKYIQVKDNMINIDINYENINVLVLKLDIVLSHN, encoded by the coding sequence ATGTTATTATCCAGATTTTTTTTATTTCGTACGAAAAACACAGCATATGTAGCTAAAAAAAGATTGCAATATATTTTTTTAAATAAGCCAAATCATAATATGTATCCAAAATATTTTAATAATTTAAAAAAAGATTTGTGTTATATAATACATAAATATATTCAAGTAAAAGATAATATGATTAATATAGATATCAATTATGAAAATATCAATGTATTAGTTTTAAAATTAGATATAGTTTTATCTCATAATTGA
- the leuA gene encoding 2-isopropylmalate synthase, with amino-acid sequence MSEKVIIFDTSLRDGEQSLQSSLSVKEKLQIALALERMNIDVMEVGFPISSPGDFNSVKVISNTIKNVKICSLARCVDKDIDVAADAMSGMDNSRIHIFLGTSNLHMQYKLRKNFDEILSMAVRSVQRAKRYTDDVEFSCEDAGRTSIDNLCRIVECVIASGATTINIPDTVGYTVPNQFYNIIKSLYEKVPNIDKAVISVHCHDDLGMAVANSISAIMAGARQVEGTMNGIGERAGNAALEEIIMTIFARSDILDVHTDINKKEIYRTSKIISQICNMPIPANKAIVGSNAFAHSSGIHQDGILKNRENYEILSPVIIGLKDVQLNLTSRSGRAAVRYRMTQMGYKDDEYDINKLYVSFLKLADKKGQVFDYDLEALAFINNHQEHPEYFRLDYFNVKSSSTGSAKASVTLICGNDIKTKSATTSNGPVDAVYQALSKISGYSILLQKFQLFAKGKGKDALGQVDILVEYKKRKFHGIGLATDIIESSSKAMVNVLNNIWRANQVTLKLNKFNV; translated from the coding sequence ATGAGTGAAAAAGTTATTATTTTTGATACATCTCTTAGAGATGGAGAACAATCTTTACAGTCTAGTTTAAGTGTAAAAGAAAAGTTACAAATAGCACTTGCTTTAGAAAGAATGAATATTGATGTTATGGAGGTTGGATTTCCCATTTCTTCTCCTGGAGATTTTAATTCAGTTAAAGTAATATCAAATACTATTAAAAATGTTAAAATATGTAGTTTAGCTAGGTGTGTTGATAAAGATATTGATGTTGCTGCTGATGCTATGTCTGGTATGGATAATTCTAGAATTCATATTTTTTTAGGTACATCTAATTTACATATGCAATATAAATTACGAAAAAATTTTGATGAAATATTATCTATGGCGGTACGTTCTGTACAGAGAGCTAAACGATATACGGATGATGTTGAATTTTCATGTGAAGATGCTGGTCGAACATCAATAGATAATTTATGTCGTATTGTAGAATGTGTGATTGCATCTGGAGCAACTACTATTAATATACCAGATACTGTAGGATATACTGTACCGAATCAATTTTATAATATTATTAAATCTTTATATGAAAAAGTTCCAAATATTGATAAAGCGGTTATATCTGTCCATTGTCACGATGATTTAGGTATGGCTGTGGCAAATTCTATTTCTGCTATTATGGCAGGTGCTCGTCAAGTAGAAGGTACAATGAACGGTATTGGTGAAAGAGCAGGTAATGCAGCATTAGAAGAAATTATTATGACAATTTTTGCTCGTTCGGATATTTTAGATGTACATACTGATATCAATAAAAAAGAAATATATCGTACTAGTAAAATTATTAGTCAAATTTGTAATATGCCTATTCCTGCTAATAAAGCGATTGTTGGTAGTAATGCTTTTGCTCATTCTTCTGGTATTCATCAAGATGGTATTTTAAAAAATAGAGAAAATTACGAGATTTTATCTCCTGTAATTATAGGATTGAAAGATGTACAATTGAATTTAACTTCTAGATCAGGTAGAGCGGCAGTACGATATCGTATGACACAAATGGGATATAAAGATGATGAATATGATATTAATAAGTTATATGTTTCATTTTTAAAATTAGCTGATAAAAAAGGACAAGTATTTGATTATGATTTAGAAGCTTTGGCTTTTATTAATAATCATCAAGAACATCCAGAATATTTTAGATTAGATTATTTTAATGTTAAATCCAGTTCTACAGGTTCTGCTAAAGCTTCTGTAACATTAATTTGTGGAAATGATATTAAGACTAAATCTGCTACTACAAGTAATGGACCGGTAGATGCAGTATATCAAGCTTTAAGCAAAATTTCTGGTTATTCTATCTTATTACAGAAATTCCAATTATTTGCTAAAGGTAAAGGAAAAGATGCATTAGGTCAGGTAGATATTTTAGTAGAATACAAAAAAAGGAAATTTCATGGAATAGGATTAGCTACTGATATTATTGAATCTTCATCTAAAGCTATGGTTAATGTATTAAATAATATATGGAGAGCTAATCAAGTAACTCTTAAATTAAACAAATTTAATGTATGA
- the leuB gene encoding 3-isopropylmalate dehydrogenase, with product MKKKFYIAVLPGDGIGPEVMKQAYKILNILQEKCFLKIVYQEYDIGGIAIDRFGTALPQKTLLACEKSDAILLGSVGGPKWSFLPDHQQPERAALLKLRKHFNLFANIRPARLYPELKNLSPLRSTIVNKGIDILCIRELTGGIYFGDSKRNITINSKICAFDTEIYYKFEIERITRLAFEIARTRQNKITSIDKANVLQSSKLWREVVNTISQEYPDVHVSHLYIDNAVMQIIQNPNQFDVILCSNLFGDILSDECASIIGSIGMLASASLNENNFGLYEPAGGSAPDITGKNIANPIAQILSVALLLQYSMKLDFLSESIYFVIKKVLQLGYRTFDITENKKDYVNTDQMGDIISKLLIKEI from the coding sequence ATGAAAAAAAAATTTTATATAGCAGTATTACCTGGAGATGGTATTGGCCCGGAAGTAATGAAGCAAGCATATAAAATATTAAATATATTACAAGAAAAGTGTTTTTTAAAAATTGTATATCAAGAATATGATATAGGAGGTATTGCAATAGATCGTTTTGGTACCGCTTTACCTCAAAAAACATTATTAGCATGTGAAAAATCAGATGCTATTTTATTAGGTTCAGTAGGTGGTCCAAAATGGAGTTTTTTACCTGATCATCAACAGCCAGAACGAGCAGCATTATTAAAATTAAGAAAACATTTTAATTTATTTGCAAACATTCGTCCTGCTCGATTATATCCAGAATTGAAAAATTTATCTCCATTACGTTCTACTATTGTTAATAAAGGTATTGATATACTTTGTATTCGTGAGTTAACTGGTGGTATTTACTTTGGTGATTCTAAAAGAAATATAACTATTAATTCCAAAATATGTGCATTTGATACAGAAATATATTATAAATTTGAAATAGAAAGGATAACTAGATTAGCCTTTGAGATTGCTCGTACAAGACAGAATAAAATTACTTCGATTGATAAAGCAAATGTTTTACAAAGTTCTAAATTATGGAGGGAAGTAGTAAATACAATATCACAAGAATATCCAGATGTGCATGTATCACATTTATATATAGATAATGCTGTAATGCAAATTATTCAAAATCCTAATCAATTTGATGTTATATTATGTTCAAATTTATTTGGTGATATTTTATCAGATGAATGTGCATCTATTATTGGATCTATTGGAATGTTGGCTTCTGCTAGTTTAAATGAAAATAATTTTGGTTTATATGAACCTGCTGGAGGTTCTGCTCCAGATATTACAGGTAAAAATATTGCTAATCCTATTGCACAAATTTTATCTGTTGCTTTGTTATTACAGTATAGTATGAAACTAGATTTTTTATCTGAATCGATTTATTTTGTTATTAAAAAAGTTTTACAATTAGGATATAGAACATTTGATATTACTGAGAATAAAAAAGATTATGTCAATACTGATCAAATGGGAGATATAATTTCTAAATTATTAATTAAAGAGATATAA